The following DNA comes from Hordeum vulgare subsp. vulgare chromosome 3H, MorexV3_pseudomolecules_assembly, whole genome shotgun sequence.
AGGAGCGATTGATGAGGCCACGCACGACGATCAAACCCAGCAAGAGCAGGTGATCCGCCTCCGGCGCCACCGTCAGCGTCAGCACGTCCTCCCCCAGCACCACCCCCGCCGGCGTCTGCTTCCGTGCGacctccgccaccaccgcgccATCTGCGCCGCGTATTCTGTACTCCGACTTGCGGGCAGAGCACCCGTCGATCTTATAGCACGTCCCCGCGCCGCCGTGCATCGCCACGGCCGCTCCGCCCTTCTCGGCCCGGCGCACAGTGAACCACggcgtcgcctcctcctcctcctggccgcCGTTGTGGGCGCACCGGCAGACCTCCCACCTCCTGAAGGCGCCAAATCCCTTGCGTCTGATCCTGATGAGGGCGTTGCCGGCGCGGTCCATGAAGAAGACCTCACGGCCGCCCCTGCAGCCATAGTTGTCGACGCGGAAGGCGACGGCGCCGTCGGGTCCGTACACCGTGCAGCCGTTGCCGTTGAAGACCAGCGACTTCATCCACACCGTGTACGTCTGCTGGCTCCGTTGATCGTCGGAGGGCGACCGTGATGCCGCGGTAGCGAGAGGCTGGATCTTGGCCATTGGCCGGAGTCCGGAGAGATTGCTCTGCTTGAACGTTGCCACGAGATGATTGGGATGGTGGGCGTTCAGTGGCTGGTCTGGCATATTTATAGGTGCTTCAATACGCGTTAGTTTATGGCGCTGTACGCGTCACTGGTTAGGATAGAATAGTGCTACACCAAAGTTGTTTATGCTCCATCTAGCACTACACTAGTCAGCATGGAGTTGCCGCCACGTTTAAATAGTGTGTTGTTTGTTTGGGCTAAAACCTTTTAGCATCACATGGCAATACCACATAGCCACATAGGTTAACTAAACTTTCAGAAATACTGCCTAATATTTCTATGTACGTTTTTGCTATTTCTTAGAACCTCAATTTTATTTGTTACGCCACTCACTTTTTTATTCTTTCCAAGCGCACGAGATGTGGAGCTCCGACCTCATCGAAGAAGGACCAGCCACGTTATCTATCTTAGGGCGCGCTTGGAATCGATGTATTTCGATACAGGGTTGTTTAACTTACAACCGTATCTTACCAGCCGCTGGCTAATTTACGTGTGGAAATAAAATGACAGACCGAGACGTGTATTATTTACAACTGTATTTAATTAAAAAACAACGACCAAAATAGGGCCTTAGGGAAAGACATAGCCTCATTATGTATATTAATCAGAGGAAAGCCAACGTCTCATGATCTGTCTTAGGAATGGGGTGGGGGTGCATGGGATCACGAGACTTGTTCACTAGTGTGGTGGGACATTGAGGGACCCGCACGGCATTTGCAGGAGGTcgaggaggggggagggaggtAGGCGGTTAGGCCTGGGTTGGCCAAATGGctgcgtgaggaagaagaaggtggaggatCAAGGTCAACAGTGCTTAATTTGTTTTCAGCCGTTGGATGAAGGTCTGATggccattgatgaaagtggctgaTTAAACATGTGTTTTCAGGTACCGGATAAATAGACAGTCTCATGTATGTGACGATACATTGCATTTGCACGGCAGGGATCATTACCTACGTACATGTGAAAGAAGAATGAATATACATGTGGCTCAAGAGTTGAAAGTGTGGCTTCTTCACTTGCAAACATGTTATAGCTTCCAAAGTTTATAAGAATAGAAATATTACTACTCCTATAGTCCTACTTACCACATGCATATGTTCCGACGAAACAAACTGTACATTTAGGGTCTGCTTCAACTAGGTCTAAATAACAAGCCATCCAAGCAGGCCTAGGTGTAAATTTTGTATGCTGCCCAAGAAACACAAACAAAAAAATCCATCAAGTCCAAGCACCGTCGCATTTTATTTGCGAATGCATGTGAAGAGGGAAGACTGGTGTGATCGATACATACAACTTAGCATTGACCGCTCTGGCTCTTGAACGTACCATCAAATCTCTCTTTGCTGTTTGCTCCGTTCCAACACATGAAGCTGAAACTTGGATCCAATATCCAAGCCACAATGTGTCGCATGTGCGATTACTTGGACCTCTCAACGTCGCTGATGGAAGTGTCCTACGGATTCTTCTATTTGAACATCTAATCTATAAAGTGGGTGCGGCACGTACGTGCGCACAACGAGACTATGATAGGTACTCCTTGTTGCGTTGCACCTAATTAAGTTGCCAGTTAAAAAAAGATCGATCTACTTCCCGTCCTTGTGTTTGTTCCCTTCCGTTTTCTCTGATGTCACTCCACTCAGCTAGGGCCGCGACCCACATCATGAACTAATTGTTTTACAACAACAGTTATCCACACATGGCAATTGACAGAGTAACAGGAAAATAAACTCCATTCATAGTTTTCCATCTTCTATAACTAGCTAGATTGGTGCGCAGAGTTCATTTCCTGCATGCTACGACAGTTTGTGATAGTGACCTAATAAAAATGGATTTGGATGACACACATGCATGGTGCTGATATATTTATTGGTTGATTAGCCCAACTCACAAGCTAGAGAAACGAAACAAAGATGGCCGGAGatgcagtgttaaacaaagcaagGGCATGCCACGAACTCGGGAGCCTTGTGCATGTTGGATAAAACGAGATCAATGAAACACGAGAGATACAAATTTTTACGTCAAAACTCTTGCAGAaaaaaccacggacgcacgaaggTGCAATCACTATGAGGATGAAGTATTACAAGCACAAGACGACATACCGTTTTCAGGTGTGACTACATGaagtatatatgaggggcaatacatgCGAGTGCTTGAAGGACAGGgaaacgagttgtactcgtacgagccggtaccaacgcaaaggcccacaccgtttatactacgtctagtccaatacaGTAGAATTTGTATCACAATTTAACAGTGAAGATCAACGACTCTGCTAATAATGGAGCATAAACTATATCATTTGGACGGGAGACTTCTGAAGATCATTTTTATTTGTCAATAACACAATTAATCATTTGGAGATAGAGAGAGATCGGATCTTGAGAAGGTGAGCTTTCTAACCGAATCGATGCGCTTTGTCTGCAAGATACGGAAATAATAAACAGAAAATGACACGTCAACGATTGGATCAGAATCGTGCTAGCACAAGCCTACCACGGTAGTGACGTCCATGGAGAGCACACGTTTATCATCAAAAAGCATTGTGTTTCGGACCATTCAGTTGCTTGCCCTGCAGACCACGAATTTCGTGCTAAATATTTTCTTGTTAACAGTTCAGGATGAAACATGCTCAACTAAAACACAAAATTCGTTTGAAACATTGTGGTCCTTCAGCTAGCACTCAGTAGAGAAAATTCCAAAGAAATTGCCCTTAACTCTAAGGAGGGCGTATTGGCTCTTGAGTCAGTTTTGTCAATAAGAATGTATTTGTCCCGGTTTCAAGGAAATTGTCATGCAAGCATGGAAATAATTAGAACTTCAATTTTGATGTAGTCCTACGGCCGTGTAAAGCTGTTGATATTCTCTGAAAAAATGCGTCAAGCTTAATTATATATAACTTACATGTAAAAAAGAATAATTTTTTAATCTATTCTTCATCTGAACTTGAGTTGAAAAAAAGAATATACTGAAGTGTCGAGCAGCTGACCTCCTGAACAAGATGCGGAGCAAGTCAGCAGTCCCACAATTGACAGAGTAACCGAAAAGTAAGCACCATTCATAGTTTTCCATGATCTAACTTGCTACTAGATTAGTGCGCGGAGTTCATTTCCTGCATGCTAAGGGCAGTTTGTCATAGTGACCTAATGAAAATGGATATGGATGACACGCATGCATGGTGCTGATATATTTATTGGTTGATTAGCCAAACTCACAAGCTAGAGAAACGAAACAAAGATGTCCGGAGATGCAGCGTTAAACAAAGCAAGGGCATGCCATGAACTCGGGAGCCTTGTGCAGATCAGCGACTATGCTAATAATGGAGCATAAACAATATCATTTGGACGGAAGACTTCTGAAGATCATTTTTATTTATCCATAACACAATTAATCATttggagatagagagagagagaggggatctTGAGAAGGTGAGCTTGCTGACCGAATCGATGCGCTTTCTCTGCAAGATATGGAAATAATAAACAGAAAATGACAAGTCACTAGTTAGGATAGAATGGTGCTACACCAAATTTGTTTATGCTCCATCTAGCACTACACTAGTCAGCATGGAGTTGCCGCCACGTTTAACTAGTGCGTTGTTTGTTTGGGCTAAAACCTtttagcatgacatggcaataccaCATAGCAACACAGGGTAACAAACTTTCAGAAATACTGCCTAATATTTCTATGTATGTTTTTGCTATTTCTTAGTACCTCAATTTTTTTTTGTTACGGCAGTCACTTATTTCGTCTTTCCAAGCGCACGAGATGTGGAGCTCCGACCTCATCGAAGAAGTATCAGCCGCGTTATCTATCTTAGGGAAAGACATAGCCTCATTATGTATATTAATCAGAGGAAAGCCAATGCCTCGTGATCTATCTTAGGGATGGGGTGGGAGTGCATGGGATGATGAGAGTTGTTCACTAGTGCGGCGGGGCATAGAGGGACCCGCACGACATTTGCAGGAGGtcgaagaggggagagggaggcatGCCGTTAGGCCTGGGTTGGCCAATGGctgcgtgaggaagaagaaggtagaGGTTCAGGATGAACAATGCTCAATCTGTTTTCAGCCGTTGGATGAAGGTCTGATggccattgatgaaagtggctgcTTAAACATGTATTTTCAGTTACCGGATAAATAGACAGTCCCATGTATGTGACGATACATTGCATTTGACAAAAAAGGATTTTcccccgctttgtattacaaagcaaccaaccaGAACATTCGATGATAGGTGCTGGGGCGAAAACAGCACAATCATGCCCAAAAGAAATGAACAAGAAAATACAAAGGAAACAAATGCGGACACCGGCGGATTGACAGAAACACAAAAGACTCGCGACCGCTGCGCCCACCAAGAGTCTTGCACCAAGCTCCAGGACTTCGAAGTGTCGATACCCATCAGCACCTCCAAGAAGGAATGCAACGATGACGAcgctgctgccaagggtttcccccggtacgCGACGAGGCACGAGCAAGGGTAGCCCCGACGCCCACCAGGAAGGTTCGACGACACCCAAGGGCGTCAACGCGTCAGTGCCGGCCGGGCCGACAAGGGTTTCCCCCGATCCCAACCTGCACCTGGGGCGCTCCGGAGCCTGCCACCAAACCACCCGACACCCTACACCAACACGGTCTTGAGGCCCTGCGTCGTCTCACCACGACACCGTAAGGAGAAGCCtacacaacaacgaagacaagccGGGAAAAGGAGCAACAACACCGTCGGCGTGTGGGAGGGCTCAACCTCCACCATCAACTACGGTAGCCGACCGAACGCGACAGCAGGAGCATACCAggcccgtgagcccacaagcccgacCAGGATCCCCCCTCCCCGTCCGCCCCCGTAAAGCTCTCGCCATCATGCTGCAACATGCATGCCGTCGGCAACGCCATCCCCTGTCCAAGCTGCTCCGCCTCACACCACCATGCAAAAGACACCGCAGTCATGTCGAGAGCGGGCCCGTTAGGACCCAGATGGGGCCCACAGGTACGACATGTACGTACGCACAACGAAACTATGATAGGTACTCCTTGTTGCATTGCACCTAATTAAGTTGCTAGTTTAAAAAAAGCTAGCTAGGCCCGCGACCCACATCATGAACTAATTGTTTTACAACAACAGTTATCCACACATGGCAATTGACAGAGTAACTGAAAAATAAGCTTCATTCACAGTTTTCCATGATCAAACTAGCTAGATTAGCGCGCAGAGTTCATTTCCTGCGTGCTAACAACAGTTTGTGACGGTGACCTAATTAAATTGGATATGGATGACACACATGCATGGTACCGATATATTTATTGGTTGATTAGCCCAACTCACAAGCTAGAGAAATGAAACAAAGATGACTGAAGatgcagtgttaaacaaagcaagGGCATGCCACGAACTCGGGAGCCTTGTGCAGATCAGCGACTCTGCTGATAATGGAGCATAAACTATATCATTTGGACGGAAGACTTCTCAAGATCATTTTTATTTGTCAATAACACAATTAATCATTTGTTGACAGAGAGAGAGGGGATAATGAGAAGGTGAGCTTGGTAACCGAACCGATGCGCTTTCTCTGCAAGATATGAAAATAATAAACAGAAAATGACACGTCACCGATTGGATCAGAATAGTGCTAGCACAAGTCTACCATGGTAGTGACGTCCATGGAGAGACACATTTATCATCAAAAAGCATTGAGTTTCGGACGAACTCAATGCTTGTCTGCAAAGTACGAATTTCGTGCTAATTATTTTCTTGTTAACAGTTTAGGATGAAACATGCTCAACTAAAACACAAAATTCGTTCGAAACAAGCTAGTAGATTGAAACATTGTGGTCCTTCAGCTAGCACTCAGTAGAGAAAATTCCAAGCAAATTGCCCTTAACTATAAGGAGGGCGTATTGGCTTTTGAGTCAGTTTTGTCAATAAGAATGTATTTCTTCCGGTTTCAGGAAAACTTCCATGCAAGCATGATTTTTTTTGATAAATGATATATATTAATATGTGAAGATATCAATTACACCTGGCCACAACACAATACCCTAATGATATTACGGATGCACACAaccaaagaagaataagaagctaAAAAGAAGAAGCCCCGCTACATAATTCCGGTCCTTGCAGCAATAGTACAACCACCACCGAAACAACACTTAAATTCCATGTTTTCCAAAAGCAACGTCTCAAAGAAGAAAACAGTGCACAAATGCCGTCGTCTTCCGATCGTAGATCTTGGGTTTTCACCCTGAAGATAATCTCCGCCCTCGAAACAATGCCTTCAACCAATTAATGGCAGACCTTGTATTTTCATCCCGAAAGGTAAGACTTTGGACTTCACCTGTGTTGTCGCCCACACTTACATACCGCTACTATGAAACCGAAAACTCCAAGAAAGTTCCTCATCGCCACAAACACTCCAATCACCATTACTTGTCCTCCTATCTCGGATGTCATGACATTCTCCGTCTTTGACTTCACCATGGAACTACAATCCCATGATGGCAACAGATAGCACAACTTTGCACCACTCCCTCCTTAATGGAGAACCAGAACAAACAATCTCCAGACATAACACAACCATGGGAGTTTGCCGGCGGAGCCTTCCGGAACCCGATACTCCGGCTAGATCAAGGAGGACAGGTGTCGGGTAGATCTTCTTCTTGTCACATGAGGAACACTAGGACCGCCCCTTTAATCAAGCCGAGCCCGCAGCTCGCACATGCCGACACCCGCCAGGAGTGGGTCGCCACCCCGCACCGCCACATCAGGAAGGAACCCGAGCGGAGCCCCGGAGCCAGGTTGTCGGCGTGCTCATATCCCTTAGAGGCAGGCATGGGCCACGAGAGCTCCAATCCAGGCTCGTCGACGGGAGCCGCGGGAAGCAACCCAGGGGGCTAACGACGGCATCACCACAGCCGCCACACGATTGAGATGAAGCCCCTGCAACCCTCAGGCGCCATGGCCGTCGCATCGCTCCGCGGGAGGGGAGCAAGCCTCCCTCCAAGGAAGGAACCAGCACGGAATGGGGggaagccccgccgccgccgtccgccGCATGCGTGGACTTAGTCCGATGACCTCATCCGACGATGGTGATGGGGAGTAGGGGCGGTGGGGGGCTGACGGCATTCGATTTAGGGTTCCGCCCGTGTAGCCCTAAAGGCATGTCCCAACTAGTTTTAGCATAAAAATAATTGGAACTTCAATTTCGATATAGTCctaccactagtggaaaacgggcctttggccgggaccctttagtcccggcctgcctctgggccgggactaaaggcccggccacgtcgccccaattctcaatgcctccctcgaggctttagtcccggcccgtaaggagccttcagtcccggttcgtgtcccaaaccgggactaaagggctacgcggtgggcagtggtggtggaaaccgttcgtatccccctttagtcccggttggtggctcaacccgggactaaaggcctaacacgtggcctgccgtagtggtggcaaccgttggtatacctctttagtcccggttggtggctcaacccgggactaaaggccggcaaacggtttgcatcccgcgtcgtttcgggcgatgaaaagcacgaaccgaagcacagtcgccatttctccgtttcttcttctctcttgctctccttctctgttcttctcctctcttcttcccttctcttcttccactatgccaactcgctttccaaaggtgctcgcacatggcacgaccatgctcgatgtcgtgtacacgaacgagagcagggaggtgccgttttttcttgaacagttgaaggaaaaatggcttgacgccgcaatggatcatgagaagttcttagggcttgatctggagtacacggccgatcaacgcggtgttgccgtcatccactatgcttcgcacgccatgtcttgatcttccaatgggcgaggtaagttttgaggctttctttgatccaagataataacattgtaagtttatttgtttcaatcatagttggttcccttcaaatagttgtagtgaaacaattttgattagttgaaggggaacacaatctaattggaatagtgttccataatctgaaaaatcgtattagaatcaactagtgtttaatatgttccattggaatcatagttggttcccttcaaatagttgtagtgaaacaattttgattagttgaaggggaacacaatctgattggaatagtattccataatctgaaaaatcgtattagaatcaactagtgtttaatatgttccattggaatcatagttggttcgcttcaaatagttgtagtgaaacaattttgattagttgaagggaacacaatctgattggaatagtgttccacaatctgaaaaatctgattggttcaatatgttccattgaaatcatagttgtagtgatacaattttatgcggtgttctttgatccaaggttatgaaaattgcatatagctagtgatctctctaggttccattggatagcaatatgatatgtcatagtcatgaaaattgcatatagctagtgatgtctctaggttccattggatagctatagtgatctctctaggttccattgcatatgttctatttgaattctaaagataattttctctttagttgtagtgaaacatgtttccttattgcagcagtatgtaacatttgttccattttaatttgtttctgttgcagtagtgacaagcattgtccagaactcatggacttcctccgcagcggcatcacttttgctaccgttgacataaggaacgacaagctgaagatgaggtacaacttcggtattgagataccaattggttgcctcattgatctccaaaaggtattcaggcttcgacatgtcaggacttcgatggctcatatggcagttgccttgatcgacgaggaatatggtgatatgaagaccagtttcccaaagtctcagcacaaactttgggagaaggccccacttgatcctatcaacattgagtatgcagcaaaagatgcatacatttcatatgagttgtaccgcaagattcgagtcgtcaactatggccagcgtcacctcgaggaaggtggacattctgattcagacgattcagacgagtagtgttctcaacgtcgaacacttgtatatatatctatggtagctattattatgtactgtttggaccaatttatatatgtctagcttCCGTTTGTGCCatgatagtttccaaatttgaatggtttagccctttctaacttcatttgctacttttgaatggtttagccctttctaacttcatggtatcatgcatttcgaccacatatatatacaaaaagtcttcagttcaaataagttcaaataagtcttcagagatgagttttcgttcgaaaccctgatacttcgagagagattgtccattttgtacacgaagtgcatccagtttttgtcgtagccctctcaactttttaacacatgctatgtggttgaaatgatgatagcatgccaactttcgacatttccagagttcatttgtagtgcttttcaatttcagggtcaactagctcaaaaaaataagtaaatgcacgaagaataccaaatgaagtcagaaattgttgaattttgtgatgtgcctttgaatggtgcattttgaacacacaaatagtatggagatcaaataagttcaaaaaaatgaaatccctttgtaagagataagttctcgttcgaaacgcacatactccgagagagattgtccgttttgtacacgaagtgcatccagtttttgttgtagccctctcaactttttaacacatgctatgtgggtgaaatgatgatagcatgccaacattcaacattttcatagttcatttgtagtgcttttcaatttcagggtcaactagctcaaaaaattaataagtaaatgcacgaagaataccaaatgaagtcagaaattgttgaaattttgtgatgtgcctttgaatggtgcattttgaacacacaaaaagtatggagttgaaataagttcaaaaaaatgaaatccctttgtaagagatgagttctcgttcgaaacgcacatacttcgagagagattgtccgttttgtacacgaagtgcatccagtttttgtcgtagccctctcaactttttaacacatgctatgtgggtaaaatgatgatagcatgccaactttcaacattttcatagttcatttgtagtgcttttcaatttcagggtcaactagctcaaaaaaaaagtaaatgcacgaagaataccaaatgaagtcagaaattgctgaaattttgtgatgtgccttcgaatggtgcattttgaacacataaaaagtatggagttcaaataagttcaaaaaaatgaaatccctttgtaagagatgagttctcgttcgaaaccctgatacttcgagagagattgtccgttttgtacacgaagtgcatccagtttttgtcgtagctctctcaactttttaaaacatgctatgtgggtgaaatgatgatagcatgccaactttcaacattttcagagttcatttgtagtgcttttcaatttcagggtcaactagctaaaaaaaaataagtaaatgcacgaaatataccaaatgaagtcagaaattgttgaacacacaaaaagtatggagttcgaaaaaCCATATTATAAAATTAATATTATCATtgacgattcatctctattatgaaattaaatatatcaaaaaaccattgcagaacatatgaccaaattaatacaggttcatcatcacattaaagccaaagaatagtagcgatcaaatgttattattgcaaaaaaataaatacataaagttctctcataaaacaacatacaactatgtaaaacatttaaatgcaacaacaaacgcgatcaaaatcgcaactaaggtaacaattgacccaacaacataatgataccaacactctttatcaatggcatatttcctaatattcctaatcttcaagcgcatttcatccatcttcaagcgcattgcatccatcttcaaccgcatcgtatcgatcttcatcttgcgatcatcgatgacatcggcgacatgcaactctagttccatattcttatcctcaattattttcaattttttcttcaagtatttgttttctttttcaaccaaatttaacttctcgacaagaatttttatgtgggttggaatttccggttcacatacctcctagattaaaaaaatatatgtcacattggttgtcataattgtcataaacattaaataaaacaaatagttataaaagataatatataccacatccgaatcatagacaggacgagggccgacggaggcgaataccaaaaccatcgcact
Coding sequences within:
- the LOC123440766 gene encoding protein LURP-one-related 11-like → MAKIQPLATAASRSPSDDQRSQQTYTVWMKSLVFNGNGCTVYGPDGAVAFRVDNYGCRGGREVFFMDRAGNALIRIRRKGFGAFRRWEVCRCAHNGGQEEEEATPWFTVRRAEKGGAAVAMHGGAGTCYKIDGCSARKSEYRIRGADGAVVAEVARKQTPAGVVLGEDVLTLTVAPEADHLLLLGLIVVRGLINRSL